Proteins found in one Muntiacus reevesi chromosome 2, mMunRee1.1, whole genome shotgun sequence genomic segment:
- the RAB26 gene encoding ras-related protein Rab-26 isoform X2 codes for MSRKKTPKSKAGSAPATSALPAANGPRPVRPGTARPGPEAPPNGPPQPGRSSIGGGGDFYDVAFKVMLVGDSGVGKTCLLVRFKDGAFLAGTFISTVGIDFRNKVVDVDGMKVKLQIWDTAGQERFRSVTHAYYRDAHALLLLYDVTNKASFDSIQAWLMEIQEHAQDDVVLMLLGNKVDSAQERAVKREDAEKLAKDYGLPFMETSAKTGLNVDLAFTAIAKELKQRCTKAPSEPRFRLHDYIKREGRGASCCRP; via the exons ATGTCCAGGAAAAAGACCCCCAAGAGCAAGGCGGGCAGCGCACCCGCTACCTCTGCCCTGCCCGCCGCCAACGGGCCCCGGCCGGTGCGACCCGGGACTGCGCGCCCTGGCCCCGAGGCACCGCCCAACGGGCCCCCGCAGCCCGGCCGGTCTTCgatcggcggcggcggcgacttCTACGACGTCGCCTTCAAG GTCATGCTGGTGGGGGACTCAGGCGTGGGAAAGACCTGCCTGCTCGTGCGCTTCAAGGATGGGGCTTTCTTGGCGGGGACCTTTATCTCCACCGTGGGCATCGACTTCCGG AACAAAGTTGTGGACGTGGATGGCATGAAGGTGAAGCTGCAG ATCTGGGACACGGCTGGCCAGGAGAGGTTCCGCAGCGTCACCCACGCCTACTACCGCGATGCCCACG cactgctgctgctgtatGACGTCACCAACAAGGCCTCTTTCGACAGCATCCAG GCCTGGCTGATGGAGATCCAGGAGCACGCCCAGGACGATGTGGTTCTCATGCTGCTGGGGAACAAG GTGGACTCTGCCCAGGAACGTGCAGTGAAGCGGGAGGACGCGGAGAAGTTGGCCAAG GACTACGGGCTGCCGTTCATGGAGACCAGCGCCAAGACGGGCCTCAATGTGGACTTGGCCTTCACGGCCATAGCCAA GGAGCTGAAACAGCGCTGCACCAAGGCCCCCAGCGAGCCCCGCTTCCGGCTGCATGACTACATCAAGAGGGAAGGTCGGGGGGCTTCCTGCTGCAGACCCTGA
- the RAB26 gene encoding ras-related protein Rab-26 isoform X4 gives MSRKKTPKSKAGSAPATSALPAANGPRPVRPGTARPGPEAPPNGPPQPGRSSIGGGGDFYDVAFKVMLVGDSGVGKTCLLVRFKDGAFLAGTFISTVGIDFRNKVVDVDGMKVKLQIWDTAGQERFRSVTHAYYRDAHALLLLYDVTNKASFDSIQAWLMEIQEHAQDDVVLMLLGNKVDSAQERAVKREDAEKLAKDYGLPFMETSAKTGLNVDLAFTAIANHSCPTGS, from the exons ATGTCCAGGAAAAAGACCCCCAAGAGCAAGGCGGGCAGCGCACCCGCTACCTCTGCCCTGCCCGCCGCCAACGGGCCCCGGCCGGTGCGACCCGGGACTGCGCGCCCTGGCCCCGAGGCACCGCCCAACGGGCCCCCGCAGCCCGGCCGGTCTTCgatcggcggcggcggcgacttCTACGACGTCGCCTTCAAG GTCATGCTGGTGGGGGACTCAGGCGTGGGAAAGACCTGCCTGCTCGTGCGCTTCAAGGATGGGGCTTTCTTGGCGGGGACCTTTATCTCCACCGTGGGCATCGACTTCCGG AACAAAGTTGTGGACGTGGATGGCATGAAGGTGAAGCTGCAG ATCTGGGACACGGCTGGCCAGGAGAGGTTCCGCAGCGTCACCCACGCCTACTACCGCGATGCCCACG cactgctgctgctgtatGACGTCACCAACAAGGCCTCTTTCGACAGCATCCAG GCCTGGCTGATGGAGATCCAGGAGCACGCCCAGGACGATGTGGTTCTCATGCTGCTGGGGAACAAG GTGGACTCTGCCCAGGAACGTGCAGTGAAGCGGGAGGACGCGGAGAAGTTGGCCAAG GACTACGGGCTGCCGTTCATGGAGACCAGCGCCAAGACGGGCCTCAATGTGGACTTGGCCTTCACGGCCATAGCCAA TCATTCCTGCCCCACAGGGAGCTGA
- the RAB26 gene encoding ras-related protein Rab-26 isoform X6, whose product MSRKKTPKSKAGSAPATSALPAANGPRPVRPGTARPGPEAPPNGPPQPGRSSIGGGGDFYDVAFKVMLVGDSGVGKTCLLVRFKDGAFLAGTFISTVGIDFRNKVVDVDGMKVKLQIWDTAGQERFRSVTHAYYRDAHALLLLYDVTNKASFDSIQAWLMEIQEHAQDDVVLMLLGNKVDSAQERAVKREDAEKLAKGAETALHQGPQRAPLPAA is encoded by the exons ATGTCCAGGAAAAAGACCCCCAAGAGCAAGGCGGGCAGCGCACCCGCTACCTCTGCCCTGCCCGCCGCCAACGGGCCCCGGCCGGTGCGACCCGGGACTGCGCGCCCTGGCCCCGAGGCACCGCCCAACGGGCCCCCGCAGCCCGGCCGGTCTTCgatcggcggcggcggcgacttCTACGACGTCGCCTTCAAG GTCATGCTGGTGGGGGACTCAGGCGTGGGAAAGACCTGCCTGCTCGTGCGCTTCAAGGATGGGGCTTTCTTGGCGGGGACCTTTATCTCCACCGTGGGCATCGACTTCCGG AACAAAGTTGTGGACGTGGATGGCATGAAGGTGAAGCTGCAG ATCTGGGACACGGCTGGCCAGGAGAGGTTCCGCAGCGTCACCCACGCCTACTACCGCGATGCCCACG cactgctgctgctgtatGACGTCACCAACAAGGCCTCTTTCGACAGCATCCAG GCCTGGCTGATGGAGATCCAGGAGCACGCCCAGGACGATGTGGTTCTCATGCTGCTGGGGAACAAG GTGGACTCTGCCCAGGAACGTGCAGTGAAGCGGGAGGACGCGGAGAAGTTGGCCAAG GGAGCTGAAACAGCGCTGCACCAAGGCCCCCAGCGAGCCCCGCTTCCGGCTGCATGA
- the RAB26 gene encoding ras-related protein Rab-26 isoform X5 produces the protein MSRKKTPKSKAGSAPATSALPAANGPRPVRPGTARPGPEAPPNGPPQPGRSSIGGGGDFYDVAFKNKVVDVDGMKVKLQIWDTAGQERFRSVTHAYYRDAHALLLLYDVTNKASFDSIQAWLMEIQEHAQDDVVLMLLGNKVDSAQERAVKREDAEKLAKAAHGCLQDYGLPFMETSAKTGLNVDLAFTAIAKELKQRCTKAPSEPRFRLHDYIKREGRGASCCRP, from the exons ATGTCCAGGAAAAAGACCCCCAAGAGCAAGGCGGGCAGCGCACCCGCTACCTCTGCCCTGCCCGCCGCCAACGGGCCCCGGCCGGTGCGACCCGGGACTGCGCGCCCTGGCCCCGAGGCACCGCCCAACGGGCCCCCGCAGCCCGGCCGGTCTTCgatcggcggcggcggcgacttCTACGACGTCGCCTTCAAG AACAAAGTTGTGGACGTGGATGGCATGAAGGTGAAGCTGCAG ATCTGGGACACGGCTGGCCAGGAGAGGTTCCGCAGCGTCACCCACGCCTACTACCGCGATGCCCACG cactgctgctgctgtatGACGTCACCAACAAGGCCTCTTTCGACAGCATCCAG GCCTGGCTGATGGAGATCCAGGAGCACGCCCAGGACGATGTGGTTCTCATGCTGCTGGGGAACAAG GTGGACTCTGCCCAGGAACGTGCAGTGAAGCGGGAGGACGCGGAGAAGTTGGCCAAG GCTGCCCACGGCTGTTTGCAGGACTACGGGCTGCCGTTCATGGAGACCAGCGCCAAGACGGGCCTCAATGTGGACTTGGCCTTCACGGCCATAGCCAA GGAGCTGAAACAGCGCTGCACCAAGGCCCCCAGCGAGCCCCGCTTCCGGCTGCATGACTACATCAAGAGGGAAGGTCGGGGGGCTTCCTGCTGCAGACCCTGA
- the RAB26 gene encoding ras-related protein Rab-26 isoform X3 — MSRKKTPKSKAGSAPATSALPAANGPRPVRPGTARPGPEAPPNGPPQPGRSSIGGGGDFYDVAFKVMLVGDSGVGKTCLLVRFKDGAFLAGTFISTVGIDFRNKVVDVDGMKVKLQIWDTAGQERFRSVTHAYYRDAHALLLLYDVTNKASFDSIQAWLMEIQEHAQDDVVLMLLGNKVDSAQERAVKREDAEKLAKAAHGCLQDYGLPFMETSAKTGLNVDLAFTAIANHSCPTGS, encoded by the exons ATGTCCAGGAAAAAGACCCCCAAGAGCAAGGCGGGCAGCGCACCCGCTACCTCTGCCCTGCCCGCCGCCAACGGGCCCCGGCCGGTGCGACCCGGGACTGCGCGCCCTGGCCCCGAGGCACCGCCCAACGGGCCCCCGCAGCCCGGCCGGTCTTCgatcggcggcggcggcgacttCTACGACGTCGCCTTCAAG GTCATGCTGGTGGGGGACTCAGGCGTGGGAAAGACCTGCCTGCTCGTGCGCTTCAAGGATGGGGCTTTCTTGGCGGGGACCTTTATCTCCACCGTGGGCATCGACTTCCGG AACAAAGTTGTGGACGTGGATGGCATGAAGGTGAAGCTGCAG ATCTGGGACACGGCTGGCCAGGAGAGGTTCCGCAGCGTCACCCACGCCTACTACCGCGATGCCCACG cactgctgctgctgtatGACGTCACCAACAAGGCCTCTTTCGACAGCATCCAG GCCTGGCTGATGGAGATCCAGGAGCACGCCCAGGACGATGTGGTTCTCATGCTGCTGGGGAACAAG GTGGACTCTGCCCAGGAACGTGCAGTGAAGCGGGAGGACGCGGAGAAGTTGGCCAAG GCTGCCCACGGCTGTTTGCAGGACTACGGGCTGCCGTTCATGGAGACCAGCGCCAAGACGGGCCTCAATGTGGACTTGGCCTTCACGGCCATAGCCAA TCATTCCTGCCCCACAGGGAGCTGA
- the RAB26 gene encoding ras-related protein Rab-26 isoform X1: protein MSRKKTPKSKAGSAPATSALPAANGPRPVRPGTARPGPEAPPNGPPQPGRSSIGGGGDFYDVAFKVMLVGDSGVGKTCLLVRFKDGAFLAGTFISTVGIDFRNKVVDVDGMKVKLQIWDTAGQERFRSVTHAYYRDAHALLLLYDVTNKASFDSIQAWLMEIQEHAQDDVVLMLLGNKVDSAQERAVKREDAEKLAKAAHGCLQDYGLPFMETSAKTGLNVDLAFTAIAKELKQRCTKAPSEPRFRLHDYIKREGRGASCCRP, encoded by the exons ATGTCCAGGAAAAAGACCCCCAAGAGCAAGGCGGGCAGCGCACCCGCTACCTCTGCCCTGCCCGCCGCCAACGGGCCCCGGCCGGTGCGACCCGGGACTGCGCGCCCTGGCCCCGAGGCACCGCCCAACGGGCCCCCGCAGCCCGGCCGGTCTTCgatcggcggcggcggcgacttCTACGACGTCGCCTTCAAG GTCATGCTGGTGGGGGACTCAGGCGTGGGAAAGACCTGCCTGCTCGTGCGCTTCAAGGATGGGGCTTTCTTGGCGGGGACCTTTATCTCCACCGTGGGCATCGACTTCCGG AACAAAGTTGTGGACGTGGATGGCATGAAGGTGAAGCTGCAG ATCTGGGACACGGCTGGCCAGGAGAGGTTCCGCAGCGTCACCCACGCCTACTACCGCGATGCCCACG cactgctgctgctgtatGACGTCACCAACAAGGCCTCTTTCGACAGCATCCAG GCCTGGCTGATGGAGATCCAGGAGCACGCCCAGGACGATGTGGTTCTCATGCTGCTGGGGAACAAG GTGGACTCTGCCCAGGAACGTGCAGTGAAGCGGGAGGACGCGGAGAAGTTGGCCAAG GCTGCCCACGGCTGTTTGCAGGACTACGGGCTGCCGTTCATGGAGACCAGCGCCAAGACGGGCCTCAATGTGGACTTGGCCTTCACGGCCATAGCCAA GGAGCTGAAACAGCGCTGCACCAAGGCCCCCAGCGAGCCCCGCTTCCGGCTGCATGACTACATCAAGAGGGAAGGTCGGGGGGCTTCCTGCTGCAGACCCTGA